A stretch of the Microcebus murinus isolate Inina chromosome 6, M.murinus_Inina_mat1.0, whole genome shotgun sequence genome encodes the following:
- the LOC142871408 gene encoding disintegrin and metalloproteinase domain-containing protein 21-like produces MHPPELGREAGRGPGALRVSLVLLGLWALLASVQGSQGRPSWRYVSSEVVIPRKETHRGKGFQVPGWLSYSLRFGGRRHVIHLRPKKLLQPRHLLVMTQDDQGALQMDYPYIPTDCHYLGYLEEIPLSMVTVDTCYGGLDGVMKLDDLAYEIKPLKDSRSFEHVVSEIVADHNATGPMYKLGLKEDVDTLFSEVNPSEAPRNSAWGYAAHVSRVRSQVQFSLSMYRVFGNITKCTDWIVSMSSLVDTFLHSIDSGFLLHLITIYSQRDPAAMNDFRVPGSEMHNYYVTEFYRKLTLVGSVLLIKEGPTDSEWEPMTYTLCNENNLLYTGYLDRHYFLIAVIVAHKIMRSYGFYYDSPGCGCLRRTFCVMQRHPGLTDSFSNCSYVHFQHIAVSGIGRCVFYPHAESLNRSVAEVRCGNSIVEETEECDCGSLKQCYTSQCCQMNCRLTSRSTCHVGECCTNCSYSAPGTLCRPILNICDLPEYCTGGAASCPTNTYMQDGTPCTEEGYCYQGNCTDRSVHCKEIFGIGAVDGPEPCYGINIGNIRFGHCSRIYHELGFTACAAQDKMCGRLQCTNVTHLPRLQEHVSFHQSVISGFQCFGLDSHRGTKTTDAGHVKTGSICSPGKFCNNSVCNGTVTDLHYDCAPQKCNRRGVCNNRRNCHCHVGWDPPQCQKRGFGGSVDSGRPPGKMRAIQQSEVSLVYLRLAFGRLYILIAVLLFGVATGARTVTTTKVEEKTITA; encoded by the coding sequence ATGCATCCCCCGGAGCTGGGCCGTGAGGCCGGCAGGGGGCCAGGTGCCCTCAGGGTCTCCCTCGTGCTGCTCGGGCTCTGGGCACTCCTGGCTTCGGTCCAGGGCTCTCAGGGCCGTCCCTCCTGGCGCTATGTGTCCTCCGAGGTGGTGATTCCGAGGAAGGAGACACACCGTGGCAAAGGCTTCCAGGTGCCAGGCTGGCTCTCCTACAGCCTGCGTTTTGGGGGCCGGAGGCACGTCATCCACCTGCGGCCCAAGAAACTTCTTCAGCCCAGACACCTGCTGGTGATGACGCAGGATGACCAAGGAGCCTTGCAGATGGACTACCCCTACATCCCTACAGATTGCCACTACCTCGGCTACCTGGAGGAGATTCCTCTCTCCATGGTCACTGTTGACACGTGCTACGGGGGCCTGGACGGGGTCATGAAGCTGGATGACCTTGCCTATGAGATCAAGCCCCTCAAGGACTCCCGCAGCTTCGAACACGTTGTTTCCGAGATCGTGGCCGACCACAATGCGACAGGACCTATGTACAAACTGGGACTCAAGGAGGACGTGGACACCCTGTTCTCCGAGGTGAACCCCAGCGAGGCTCCCCGGAACTCTGCTTGGGGCTATGCAGCACATGTTTCCCGAGTCAGATCCCAAGTCCAGTTTTCCTTGTCCATGTATCGTGTATTCGGTAACATCACGAAGTGTACGGATTGGATAGTGTCGATGTCCAGTCTAGTCGACACCTTCCTTCATAGTATCGATTCAGGCTTCCTCCTTCATCTCATAACCATATATAGCCAGAGAGATCCAGCCGCCATGAATGACTTTAGGGTTCCAGGAAGCGAAATGCACAACTATTATGTAACAGAATTTTATAGGAAGTTAACTCTTGTTGGCTCCGTGCTGCTCATTAAAGAAGGGCCCACTGACAGCGAATGGGAACCCATGACGTATACCTTGTGCAACGAAAATAACCTGCTGTATACTGGCTATCTAGACAGACACTATTTCTTGATAGCTGTCATAGTGGCCCATAAAATTATGAGGAGTTACGGTTTTTATTATGATAGTCCAGGGTGTGGTTGTCTCAGAAGAACTTTCTGCGTAATGCAGAGACACCCTGGGCTGACGGATTCATTCAGTAACTGCTCCTATGTCCATTTCCAGCATATCGCTGTATCAGGGATAGGGAGATGTGTCTTCTACCCACATGCAGAGTCCCTTAATAGAAGCGTGGCAGAGGTTCGTTGTGGCAACTCCAtagtggaggagacagaggagTGTGACTGTGGCTCTCTGAAGCAGTGCTACACCAGCCAGTGCTGTCAAATGAACTGCAGGCTCACGTCCAGAAGCACTTGCCATGTAGGAGAATGCTGCACGAACTGCAGCTACTCTGCTCCTGGAACTCTCTGCAGACCTATCCTGAATATATGCGATCTTCCAGAGTACTGTACCGGGGGAGCCGCATCCTGCCCCACAAACACTTATATGCAAGACGGAACCCCATGCACCGAAGAGGGCTACTGCTACCAAGGGAATTGCACTGACCGCAGTGTGCACTGCAAGGAAATCTTTGGTATCGGTGCGGTGGACGGCCCCGAGCCCTGCTACGGCATAAACATAGGAAACATCCGATTCGGACATTGTTCCAGAATCTACCATGAGTTGGGGTTCACAGCTTGTGCTGCACAGGACAAGATGTgtgggaggctgcagtgcacCAATGTCACCCATCTTCCCCGACTTCAGGAACACGTTTCCTTCCATCAATCCGTCATATCAGGCTTCCAGTGCTTTGGGCTGGACTCGCACCGTGGGACGAAAACAACCGATGCTGGGCATGTGAAGACCGGCTCTATCTGTAGCCCTGGAAAGTTCTGTAATAACAGTGTGTGCAACGGGACTGTGACCGACCTGCATTACGACTGTGCCCCTCAGAAGTGCAATCGCCGAGGTGTTTGCAACAACAGAAGGAACTGCCACTGCCACGTGGGCTGGGACCCACCACAGTGCCAGAAACGTGGTTTTGGTGGGAGTGTAGACAGCGGACGCCCTCCAGGAAAAATGCGAGCAATTCAACAAAGTGAGGTGTCATTAGTCTATTTGAGACTGGCCTTTGGTCGTCTTTATATCTTGATAGCTGTATTGCTCTTTGGGGTGGCCACAGGTGCACGAACTGTTACGACTACCAAAGTTGAAGAAAAGACGATTACAGCCTGA